In Temnothorax longispinosus isolate EJ_2023e chromosome 2, Tlon_JGU_v1, whole genome shotgun sequence, one DNA window encodes the following:
- the Spoon gene encoding uncharacterized protein Spoon, whose amino-acid sequence MNSARVQLTKWAVPVVTLVGVALYWYKRRRVERGELQWNDSGGTAKLNCIEKAISNDKKEVDTSLNESGVQKETNQGSSDSCCYTRQEEPTRVPRKVSESMDIPYKNSTSQSAICSSSQIRHPDTETIRSSDVELDNNPNASYFEMIATSASSKSPNSCTSKKNVDNVTRIFQNVTGEEEKSLRCETEKNYATDEYNYKEDGQQSEGHINAQGQEADERDSANHSPVSVVLDGSVTDGAESEGSNTDSGKGGSINGCRKDSTAPTTYNFAIPQHLVGRLIGRHGSFLHSIRTKANVGIYVNDHPCDGDHKICSIRGSVEGINIALKMVRQKFPEKRFPQVTLAEIATIAEVIEEVVYNVPIQRPLSLVEGVNNDINISHIVKPNWLFVQLPTHPSFLLLQNLEDSMMYWYNNELLPVPDVLNRGDYVAVYWSDKWVRGCIERPDPSGERSVVRLLDHGGYWQFSNSQCRPLIYNYLSLPFQAIEIFLANIQPKNGKWSTEAYNVVQNCSSKGVAAQAQIEGRIQTNIYANIYFMIQNYGLISLTEELVMNGHAEQVAWDQMKPETLESICT is encoded by the exons ATGAATTCGGCTCGTGTACAGCTAACCAAGTGGGCAGTGCCGGTGGTGACTCTTGTCGGCGTCGCTCTCTATTGGTACAAACGCCGTCGGGTAGAAAGAGGTGAACTACAATGGAATGACTCGGGTGGGACtgcgaaattaaattgcataGAAAAGGCGATTTCAAATGATAAGAAGGAGGTTGACACCAGCCTCAATGAGTCCGGCGTTCAGAAGGAGACGAACCAGGGATCCTCAGATAGCTGCTGTTACACGCGACAAGAAGAGCCGACTCGCGTCCCAAGGAAGGTCAGCGAGAGCATGGATATTCCGTATAAGAATTCAACATCGCAATCCGCCATCTGTAGTAGCAGCCAGATTAGGCACCCGGACACCGAGACGATACGCAGTTCAGATGTAGAGTTGGACAATAATCCAAATGCGAGCTACTTCGAAATGATCGCCACGAGCGCAAGTTCCAAAAGCCCAAATTCCTGCACGTCTAAGAAGAACGTAGATAACGTAACGAGAATATTTCAAAACGTCACCGGCGAGGAAGAGAAGTCTCTGCGTTGTGAGACGGAGAAAAATTATGCCACGGACGAATATAATTACAAGGAGGATGGGCAGCAATCCGAGGGACACATCAACGCTCAGGGACAAGAGGCCGATGAAAGAGACTCTGCCAATCACAGCCCGGTTTCCGTAGTTCTGGACGGCAGCGTCACAGACGGAGCCGAGAGCGAAGGAAGCAACACGGATAGCGGAAAAG GTGGAAGTATTAACGGATGCCGGAAGGATAGTACCGCACCAACCACGTATAACTTTGCTATACCTCAACATCTAGTGGGCAGATTGATTGGCCGTCACGGCAGCTTCTTACACAGTATTCGAACGAAGGCAAATGTCGGTATATACGTCAACGATCATCCTTGCGATGGCGATCATAAGATTTGCTCGATACGAGGCAGTGTTGAGGGAATTAATATCGCGCTTAAAATGGTAAGGCAGAAGTTTCCGGAGAAAAGGTTTCCGCAAGTAACATTAGCGGAGATTGCGACAATAGCCGAGGTGATCGAAGAAGTTGTGTATAATGTCCCGATTCAACGGCCTCTGTCCCTGGTTGAAGGTGTTAATAATGACATTAATATCTCTCACATTGTCAAGCCAAATTGGCTCTTCGTTCAGCTTCCGACTCATCCATCATTTCtccttttgcaaaatttgGAAGACAGCATGATGTATTGGTATAACAATGAATTGTTGCCAGTTCCAGATGTATTGAACA GGGGTGATTACGTGGCTGTATATTGGAGCGACAAATGGGTTAGAGGATGCATTGAACGTCCAGATCCATCGGGAGAGAGAAGCGTAGTACGATTACTCGATCACGGTGGTTACTGGCAGTTTAGTAATTCGCAATGTAGGccattgatatataattatttgagccTACCCTTCCAAGCCATCGAAATCTTTTTAGCAAATATTCAGCCAAAGAACG GTAAATGGTCGACAGAAGCTTACAATGTGGTGCAAAATTGTTCCTCAAAGGGAGTTGCTGCTCAAGCTCAGATTGAAGGACGCATACAAAccaatatttatgcaaatatttatttcatgatacAAAATTACGGG ttaatttcCCTTACTGAAGAACTAGTAATGAACGGACATGCTGAACAAGTAGCATGGGACCAGATGAAACCAGAAACACTTGAATCTATCTGTACATAA